Proteins encoded together in one Prevotella scopos JCM 17725 window:
- a CDS encoding histidine-type phosphatase, whose product MKKQLILLCALTFSASLHVTAQSFRKQISEHPELSANNYLAYPAPSGKLTPAPSGYLPVYLSHYGRHGSRYLIHEQQYLRPIETLQQADSAGVLTNEGKDILKKLRLMYTESYKRWGELTPLGAQQHQQIARRMYRRFPSVFRDSVWVDAKSTDVIRCILSMENELQELIRHNPRLRIRHDASAHDMYFMKQPDKKLSHQRDSSAVKNTIDEWGKRNIDTKPLMARLFKDKEYVTKKVDAGQLTFDLFSLASIVQNSEIRHSLSLYNLFTADELYQLWQRSNAWWYLRYASAPQSGGNQPFSQRNLLRKIITDADSCLALPHPGATLRFGHDTMVMPLTCLLNLNNNDIKVSDIDSLTLKGWSSTRIVPMAANIQFVFYKNPKNPKADVLVKVLLNEEEATLPLPKTSTPYYYRWSDFKKFYLSKLNSYHE is encoded by the coding sequence ATGAAAAAACAACTTATCTTGCTTTGTGCGTTAACCTTCTCCGCATCGTTACACGTCACAGCACAATCATTCAGGAAGCAGATCAGTGAGCATCCTGAACTTTCTGCCAACAATTATCTTGCTTACCCAGCACCATCTGGTAAGCTAACGCCTGCTCCTTCAGGCTATCTTCCTGTATATCTATCGCATTATGGGCGACATGGGTCACGCTATCTCATTCATGAGCAACAATATCTCCGTCCTATAGAAACCCTACAGCAAGCTGATTCGGCTGGTGTGTTGACCAATGAAGGAAAGGACATCTTGAAGAAATTACGCCTCATGTATACAGAATCTTATAAACGATGGGGAGAGCTGACACCATTAGGAGCACAGCAGCATCAGCAGATTGCACGAAGAATGTATCGTCGTTTTCCATCTGTATTCCGTGATTCTGTATGGGTGGATGCCAAGTCGACGGACGTTATCCGCTGTATTCTATCCATGGAGAACGAACTGCAGGAACTGATTCGACATAACCCTCGGTTGAGAATTAGGCATGATGCGAGCGCACATGACATGTATTTTATGAAGCAGCCAGACAAGAAACTCTCTCATCAAAGGGATAGCAGTGCTGTAAAGAATACGATTGACGAGTGGGGCAAACGCAATATTGATACCAAACCATTGATGGCTCGTCTCTTTAAGGATAAGGAATACGTGACAAAGAAGGTGGATGCAGGACAGCTTACCTTCGATCTTTTCAGTTTAGCAAGCATTGTTCAGAACTCAGAGATACGCCATTCGCTCTCGCTATACAACCTCTTTACAGCCGATGAGTTGTACCAACTATGGCAGAGGAGCAATGCTTGGTGGTACTTGCGTTATGCCAGTGCACCACAAAGCGGAGGTAATCAACCTTTCTCACAGCGTAATCTCTTGCGCAAGATTATCACTGATGCTGATTCTTGTCTTGCCCTCCCTCATCCAGGTGCAACCCTTCGTTTCGGTCATGACACGATGGTTATGCCATTGACGTGCCTACTGAATCTTAATAACAATGACATCAAGGTTTCAGACATTGACAGTCTTACCCTAAAGGGTTGGAGTTCTACACGCATTGTCCCTATGGCTGCTAACATCCAGTTTGTTTTCTATAAGAATCCGAAGAATCCAAAAGCTGATGTTCTTGTGAAGGTTTTACTCAACGAGGAGGAAGCTACGCTACCCCTTCCTAAGACCTCTACACCATATTACTATCGATGGAGCGACTTTAAGAAGTTCTATCTTTCAAAGCTAAATAGCTATCATGAATAA
- a CDS encoding endopeptidase: MTTKRIVYSIFLLHILLCFSWWILHMCLPDGLRLNVVLDSILYYGMLCTLPIWFYPIGRVIRKSLNHNKLLGVLVIILSSVVVLVGGFIALLVFTFSGPKSVWYKDKTHVITEGSALSIYSFFVCDRGGIVDKVKYKGFTGGSPLIPDSAQWKFYDQWGVLMAWSDNKLDKGRDMKAYSLFVIDPVLYNRHQKEILNLRKSYLAKEQNYILKGFLSYGGGSIPAYKFRYNTKTRIMTVSEWDGYYLEGNRIKLSKEANDSVITLIRQHPEAQVRDGEHYDRYGKGKMCSLLEVNNRTIFDCVESDFSRMPTPFRNIMRLFASKDVQGRDLLFSLDKSR; this comes from the coding sequence ATGACAACTAAGCGGATTGTATATTCTATCTTCTTACTTCACATCCTACTGTGCTTCAGTTGGTGGATATTGCACATGTGTCTGCCAGATGGTCTACGGCTCAATGTTGTCTTAGACAGCATATTGTATTATGGTATGCTCTGTACCCTTCCTATATGGTTTTATCCTATAGGGAGAGTCATCAGAAAGAGCCTAAACCATAATAAGCTGTTAGGTGTGTTGGTGATTATCCTCTCCAGTGTGGTTGTACTTGTTGGTGGATTTATAGCTCTGCTTGTTTTCACTTTTAGTGGTCCAAAGTCTGTATGGTATAAAGATAAGACTCATGTCATTACAGAAGGTTCTGCATTATCTATATATTCTTTCTTCGTGTGTGATAGGGGAGGAATAGTAGATAAGGTGAAGTATAAAGGGTTCACTGGTGGTTCACCGCTCATCCCTGATTCTGCACAATGGAAGTTCTATGACCAGTGGGGAGTACTGATGGCATGGTCGGATAATAAGCTTGATAAAGGCCGAGATATGAAGGCTTATAGCCTTTTTGTTATCGACCCCGTATTATATAATCGGCATCAAAAGGAAATCCTTAACCTGCGTAAGTCGTATCTTGCAAAGGAACAGAATTATATCCTCAAAGGGTTTCTTTCATATGGAGGAGGCTCTATTCCCGCCTATAAATTCAGATATAATACGAAGACACGGATAATGACTGTATCTGAATGGGATGGCTATTACCTGGAGGGCAATCGTATTAAATTGTCTAAAGAGGCGAATGATAGCGTCATAACGCTTATCCGTCAGCACCCTGAAGCACAGGTAAGAGATGGTGAGCATTATGATCGTTATGGGAAAGGGAAAATGTGTTCATTGCTCGAAGTAAATAATCGTACTATCTTTGATTGTGTTGAAAGTGATTTCTCGCGCATGCCTACCCCTTTCCGAAACATCATGCGATTGTTTGCGAGTAAGGATGTACAGGGGCGTGATCTATTGTTTAGTTTAGATAAGTCAAGGTGA
- the queF gene encoding preQ(1) synthase translates to MEREKEGLKSLGSKTQYRMDYAPEVLESFVNKHPDNDYWVRFNCPEFTSLCPITGQPDFAEIRISYIPDVRMVESKSLKLYLFSFRNHGDFHEDCVNTIMKDLIKLMDPKYIEVTGIFTPRGGISIYPYANYGRKGTKYEQLAEQRFITHE, encoded by the coding sequence ATGGAAAGAGAAAAAGAAGGCTTAAAGTCATTAGGGTCAAAGACTCAATACAGAATGGATTATGCACCAGAGGTGTTGGAATCATTTGTTAACAAGCACCCTGATAATGACTATTGGGTACGCTTCAACTGTCCTGAGTTTACCAGTTTATGTCCTATTACAGGTCAACCAGACTTTGCAGAGATTCGTATTTCATACATCCCAGACGTACGAATGGTTGAGAGTAAGAGTTTGAAGTTATATCTTTTTAGTTTCCGTAACCACGGTGATTTCCATGAGGATTGTGTAAATACAATTATGAAGGACCTTATCAAGTTGATGGATCCTAAGTACATCGAGGTTACTGGAATCTTTACTCCACGTGGTGGTATCAGCATCTATCCATATGCTAACTATGGCCGTAAGGGTACGAAGTATGAGCAATTGGCTGAGCAAAGATTTATCACGCACGAATAA
- a CDS encoding queuosine precursor transporter, whose translation MTKSKQQVSVLFMLFSILFCVCLIAANILETKQISVLGISLTGGLIVFPISYIINDCVCEVWGFQKARLLIWTGFAMNFFFVAMGALCDWIPGAPYWTNEAGFHAIFGLAPRVAAASFVAFIVGSFANAYVMSKMKIRDKGRNFSLRAILSTIVGESFDSVIFFPLALGGVVPTEELPKLMLWQVLLKTVYEVIALPITIRIVKALKEHEGEDAYDNDVNYSIWKIFALS comes from the coding sequence ATGACAAAAAGTAAACAACAAGTGAGTGTGCTGTTTATGCTTTTCAGCATCCTCTTCTGCGTTTGCCTAATTGCAGCAAACATTCTTGAGACAAAGCAAATTTCAGTGTTAGGTATTTCATTGACAGGTGGATTGATTGTATTTCCAATCTCTTACATTATCAACGATTGTGTATGTGAGGTTTGGGGCTTCCAAAAAGCACGTCTGTTGATATGGACAGGCTTTGCGATGAACTTCTTCTTCGTGGCAATGGGTGCGTTGTGTGATTGGATTCCAGGTGCCCCCTATTGGACGAATGAAGCAGGATTCCATGCTATCTTTGGTTTGGCTCCACGTGTGGCAGCAGCCTCTTTCGTAGCTTTCATCGTGGGTTCATTTGCTAATGCCTATGTGATGAGTAAGATGAAGATTCGCGACAAGGGACGTAACTTCTCATTACGAGCAATTCTTAGTACTATTGTGGGTGAGAGTTTTGACTCTGTTATTTTCTTCCCATTAGCATTGGGCGGTGTTGTCCCAACAGAAGAACTCCCTAAACTCATGCTTTGGCAGGTATTATTGAAGACAGTTTATGAGGTTATCGCTCTTCCAATCACCATTCGTATAGTAAAGGCTTTGAAGGAACATGAGGGAGAGGATGCTTATGATAATGATGTAAACTATAGTATTTGGAAGATATTTGCATTAAGTTAA
- a CDS encoding ISL3 family transposase encodes MNTSIMQNALGVSQQDCQNLRYEGNNLVLEIQTPKEKLCCPVCGSHNINRNGSHIRRFVSVPIGLSKTYIDMRVQRIQCHDCGCIKQENVAFAKGKRRHTIAFANMVLDLSRFATIQDISWFLQVSWDVVRNIQMEFLQSNYSNPDLSTLRRISIDEFATHKGHVYKTIVVDLDNGHIVYVGDGNGKNALDGFWDRLGKDKEHIQAVCTDLSAAYTRAVSEHLPNAALVVDHFHVTKLMNEKLDLLRRQLWHVEKDVNKRKVIKGTRWLLLRNGNDIFDHAHRNRLENALSLNRPLMIAYYLKEDLKEIWNQCSKQKAKAVLDEWVKQAIESKIQPLMKMASTIRAYKTYILAWYDHYITNGTIEGINNKIKVLKRQIYGFRNEEYFKLRLYALHDRRLRI; translated from the coding sequence ATGAATACCAGCATAATGCAAAACGCCTTAGGCGTCTCCCAACAAGATTGTCAGAATCTGCGCTACGAAGGTAATAACTTAGTTTTAGAAATCCAAACTCCAAAGGAAAAACTTTGCTGTCCTGTATGTGGGAGTCATAATATTAATCGTAACGGCAGTCATATTCGTCGCTTTGTAAGTGTTCCTATAGGTTTGAGCAAGACTTATATAGACATGCGTGTACAGCGTATTCAATGTCACGACTGTGGCTGTATCAAACAAGAAAACGTCGCCTTTGCGAAAGGGAAACGCCGGCACACAATAGCCTTTGCGAATATGGTGCTTGACTTGTCTCGCTTTGCTACAATCCAGGACATATCATGGTTTCTTCAGGTATCTTGGGATGTAGTGCGTAATATACAGATGGAGTTTCTGCAGTCGAATTACTCCAACCCAGACCTTTCTACTTTAAGGCGTATTTCCATTGATGAGTTTGCCACTCATAAGGGGCATGTATATAAGACCATAGTTGTAGATTTGGATAATGGTCATATTGTTTATGTCGGTGATGGCAATGGGAAGAATGCCCTTGATGGTTTCTGGGACCGTCTCGGCAAGGACAAAGAACATATACAAGCAGTGTGTACAGACCTTTCTGCAGCATATACAAGAGCTGTGAGTGAGCATCTTCCCAATGCAGCACTTGTAGTAGACCACTTTCATGTAACCAAGCTTATGAACGAAAAGCTGGACTTGCTAAGAAGACAGTTATGGCATGTGGAAAAGGACGTCAACAAGCGTAAAGTAATCAAAGGAACACGTTGGTTGTTGCTTAGAAATGGAAATGATATTTTTGATCATGCACACAGAAATAGACTGGAGAACGCCCTAAGCCTAAACCGTCCGCTAATGATTGCCTATTATCTCAAAGAAGATCTTAAGGAAATATGGAATCAGTGTAGTAAGCAAAAGGCTAAAGCTGTGTTGGATGAATGGGTAAAGCAAGCTATAGAATCCAAAATACAGCCATTAATGAAAATGGCGTCAACTATTAGAGCATACAAGACATATATATTAGCATGGTATGACCATTATATAACAAACGGAACTATAGAAGGAATTAACAACAAAATAAAGGTTTTGAAAAGACAGATATATGGGTTCAGAAATGAAGAATACTTCAAATTAAGACTATATGCACTGCATGATAGACGTCTACGCATTTAA
- a CDS encoding peroxiredoxin family protein has protein sequence MKKIILMAALATTVFTANAQDIKPYEEKMSQIEAQYKKLEADYQALGKKDPTTITDAEKAKLNEIVEKADSLYNIQKNTALEIARKFKDTKFPAKYVAKIMYDLEFDELKELCDPTTGYYNEPEMAKPKQLFDSYKLRQPGSMYKDLTMEDLNGKQVKLSDWVGKGKYVLVDFWASWCGPCRKEMPNVVEAYKRFKDKGLEIIGVSFDNKKLQWSAAVEKLGMTWPQMSDLKGWESAASALYGIRSIPSNILIDPQGKIVAMDLRENKLQEVLAEKLK, from the coding sequence ATGAAGAAAATTATTTTAATGGCAGCATTGGCAACAACTGTTTTCACAGCAAATGCACAAGACATCAAGCCATACGAAGAGAAAATGTCTCAGATAGAGGCACAGTATAAAAAACTTGAAGCTGATTATCAAGCTTTGGGAAAAAAAGATCCTACGACAATCACCGATGCAGAGAAAGCTAAGCTGAACGAAATTGTGGAGAAAGCTGACTCGCTTTATAACATACAGAAGAATACTGCATTAGAGATAGCAAGGAAGTTTAAAGACACAAAGTTCCCAGCAAAATACGTTGCGAAAATCATGTATGACCTTGAGTTCGATGAGTTAAAGGAACTATGTGACCCAACGACTGGTTATTACAATGAACCAGAGATGGCAAAGCCAAAGCAGTTGTTCGATTCATACAAACTCCGTCAACCAGGCTCAATGTATAAAGACCTCACAATGGAAGACCTCAATGGCAAGCAGGTTAAACTTAGCGATTGGGTTGGTAAGGGTAAGTATGTATTGGTTGACTTCTGGGCAAGCTGGTGTGGTCCTTGTCGCAAGGAGATGCCAAACGTCGTTGAGGCATACAAGCGATTCAAGGATAAAGGTCTGGAGATTATTGGTGTTAGCTTCGACAACAAGAAGTTGCAATGGTCAGCTGCGGTTGAAAAGTTGGGCATGACATGGCCTCAGATGTCTGACCTCAAGGGTTGGGAATCAGCTGCATCAGCACTATATGGCATCCGTAGCATTCCTTCTAACATCCTTATCGACCCACAGGGAAAGATTGTTGCAATGGATCTCAGAGAGAACAAATTGCAGGAAGTATTGGCTGAGAAACTGAAATAA
- a CDS encoding calcium/sodium antiporter — MLLNILFVVIGIALVLWGADRLTDGAVAVAEKMKMPQIVIGLTVVAMGTSMPEFSVSLISSLKGTTDLAVGNIVGSNIFNALLIVGVSALVAPMIIQETTVRKDIPFALVSSTLLLIMCLDGNISRLDAGVLFVMFLIFMYMTLKGAKKQGAEQEAAVETGGKKEMATWLSVVWILVGLICLIGGSNLFVEGATAVATNLGVSEAVIGLTIVAGGTSLPELATSVVSARKGNSGIAIGNALGSNVFNILAILGVTGMITPMTLKGISSFDLSMLVISIILVWLFSFTKYKIERWEGAVLTAVFVGYIYILL, encoded by the coding sequence ATGTTACTCAATATTTTATTTGTAGTCATCGGTATAGCGCTCGTTTTATGGGGTGCTGACCGCTTGACAGATGGTGCAGTGGCAGTTGCTGAGAAGATGAAGATGCCCCAGATTGTAATAGGATTGACCGTTGTTGCGATGGGGACAAGTATGCCAGAGTTCAGTGTTAGTCTTATCTCATCATTGAAGGGGACGACAGACTTAGCTGTGGGTAATATTGTAGGTTCAAACATCTTTAATGCTTTGCTCATCGTTGGTGTTTCGGCATTGGTTGCACCGATGATTATTCAAGAGACAACGGTAAGAAAGGATATTCCTTTTGCTCTCGTTTCTTCAACTTTGTTGCTGATAATGTGTCTTGATGGAAATATCAGTCGATTGGATGCAGGTGTTCTCTTTGTAATGTTCCTCATCTTTATGTATATGACACTTAAAGGAGCCAAGAAACAAGGTGCAGAGCAAGAGGCGGCTGTTGAGACTGGAGGAAAGAAGGAGATGGCAACGTGGCTATCTGTAGTATGGATTCTCGTCGGACTGATTTGTTTGATAGGAGGTAGTAACCTATTTGTTGAAGGTGCTACAGCTGTCGCAACAAATCTTGGTGTTTCTGAAGCGGTTATTGGTCTTACCATCGTTGCGGGAGGAACTTCTCTTCCAGAGTTGGCAACGAGTGTTGTGTCGGCTCGTAAAGGGAATAGCGGTATTGCTATCGGAAATGCACTCGGTTCCAATGTATTCAATATCCTTGCAATCCTTGGTGTTACAGGTATGATAACGCCAATGACACTGAAGGGTATAAGTTCATTCGACCTATCAATGCTGGTTATCTCCATTATACTTGTTTGGCTTTTCTCTTTTACAAAGTATAAAATTGAACGTTGGGAAGGAGCTGTGTTAACGGCTGTATTCGTAGGTTATATATACATCTTACTATAA
- a CDS encoding Crp/Fnr family transcriptional regulator, translating into MEDNVLKALRSCPLFAGMSDIEIELTLGNVSHQFVSLPSHEVYALAGMPCKYVDIVVSGRLICRMAALSGKQVEVSRLHSGNMVAPAFIFSKDRSLPVSVETEGKVQLFRMRPEELKRLLDVDEAIRMNFIRILSNIDVFLTQKMKVLSLFTVREKVAYLLMERAGEQGSNEVHLERSRQEIADSFGIQKFSLLRVLSDFEKEGAIEIHGRVIKILNRRKMLK; encoded by the coding sequence ATGGAAGATAATGTGTTGAAAGCACTCCGTTCTTGTCCTCTTTTTGCAGGAATGAGTGATATTGAAATAGAATTAACATTAGGCAATGTGAGCCATCAATTTGTCTCTCTGCCTTCCCATGAGGTTTATGCTCTGGCGGGTATGCCTTGTAAGTATGTTGACATTGTGGTGAGTGGCCGACTGATTTGCCGAATGGCTGCATTGTCAGGTAAGCAAGTGGAGGTAAGTCGATTACATAGTGGTAACATGGTTGCACCTGCTTTTATCTTTTCTAAGGATAGAAGTCTGCCTGTGAGTGTTGAAACAGAAGGTAAAGTACAACTTTTCCGTATGCGACCAGAGGAGTTGAAGCGTCTTTTAGATGTAGATGAGGCTATTCGTATGAATTTTATCCGTATCCTCTCAAACATAGATGTGTTCTTGACGCAGAAGATGAAGGTGCTCAGTCTGTTTACCGTACGTGAGAAGGTTGCCTATCTTTTGATGGAACGTGCAGGCGAGCAGGGGAGCAACGAGGTACATCTGGAACGTTCGCGTCAGGAGATAGCCGACTCCTTTGGCATTCAGAAGTTCTCATTACTTCGTGTTCTGTCTGACTTTGAGAAAGAAGGTGCAATAGAGATTCATGGTCGTGTTATCAAGATTCTTAATCGTAGGAAGATGTTAAAGTAG
- a CDS encoding hemerythrin domain-containing protein, which translates to MTQTFSKSSIPFKAWDLDLLIDYVLKNHHRYIRKQGEELALRLNTLAAAHPEIDRVVDHFRNSVADLDLHCQKEENILFPYIIDIFNAAEYGQEHAPFHCGSIQFPINAMMADHSDELERHERIAELTNDYTAPEGADSEYVKVLADLREFRDHLLEHIYIENEIMFPRALMLE; encoded by the coding sequence ATGACACAAACATTTTCTAAAAGTTCAATCCCTTTTAAGGCATGGGACCTCGACCTGCTTATTGACTACGTACTGAAGAATCATCATCGTTACATTCGCAAGCAGGGGGAGGAACTTGCCCTCAGACTAAACACACTCGCTGCTGCTCATCCTGAGATCGACCGTGTGGTAGATCATTTCCGCAATAGTGTTGCCGACCTTGACCTCCACTGCCAGAAGGAAGAGAACATCCTCTTCCCATACATTATTGACATTTTCAATGCAGCAGAGTATGGACAAGAGCACGCACCTTTCCATTGCGGTTCGATTCAATTTCCTATCAACGCGATGATGGCTGACCATAGCGACGAACTAGAACGCCATGAGCGTATTGCAGAATTAACAAATGATTATACAGCTCCCGAAGGTGCTGATTCTGAATACGTGAAGGTACTTGCTGACCTCCGCGAATTCCGCGACCACCTCCTTGAACATATCTATATTGAAAACGAGATAATGTTCCCGAGAGCTTTAATGTTGGAATAA
- a CDS encoding DUF488 domain-containing protein yields the protein MNIKRVYDPVEETDGYRILVDRLWPRGLSKAKAQIDLWLKSAAPSNDLRKWFGHDPERFAEFSKRYLEELTATGALDELRAAIKEHPNATLLYAAHDEEHNNAVVLKELLLKK from the coding sequence ATGAATATCAAACGTGTTTATGATCCTGTAGAAGAGACCGATGGTTATCGAATCCTCGTTGACCGACTATGGCCTAGAGGACTCAGTAAAGCAAAGGCACAAATAGACCTCTGGCTGAAGTCTGCTGCGCCAAGTAATGATCTTCGTAAGTGGTTTGGTCATGACCCAGAACGATTTGCTGAATTTTCTAAACGTTATCTTGAAGAGTTAACTGCGACTGGAGCCTTAGACGAGTTGCGTGCTGCTATCAAGGAGCATCCTAACGCTACCCTACTCTATGCAGCACACGATGAGGAACATAACAACGCTGTTGTCCTAAAAGAACTACTTCTGAAAAAATAG
- a CDS encoding Hsp20/alpha crystallin family protein, whose amino-acid sequence MYRNSWLPEVFNDFLNTANMPKANPTAPAINVLESENNYIVELAAPGLSKEDFDVNINSDGDLTIKMEKKAEENEQKAHYLRREFAYSKYEQTLILPDDVQKDGIAARVANGVLTITLPKIQVEEQKVARQITVG is encoded by the coding sequence ATGTATAGGAATTCATGGTTACCAGAAGTATTTAATGACTTTTTGAACACAGCAAATATGCCTAAGGCAAATCCGACAGCACCAGCAATCAACGTTTTGGAGTCGGAGAACAATTATATCGTAGAACTTGCAGCACCAGGTTTGAGCAAGGAAGACTTCGATGTGAACATCAACAGCGACGGCGATTTAACCATCAAGATGGAGAAGAAAGCTGAGGAGAACGAGCAGAAGGCTCATTACCTCCGTCGTGAGTTCGCATACAGCAAGTATGAACAGACACTGATTTTACCAGACGATGTCCAAAAAGATGGTATTGCAGCACGCGTAGCAAATGGAGTGTTAACCATCACCTTACCTAAGATTCAGGTGGAGGAGCAGAAGGTTGCACGCCAGATAACAGTGGGCTAA
- a CDS encoding DUF4846 domain-containing protein: protein MKTSHTIPIILAAFLLSCTGKSNGQPQQSTEKAVVEQPHTAKQQRLAPPLGYEKVKLTAGTFGSFLRGLPLKPAGSDLHYYNGSIKQRNYAGAVVDIDFGHGEVEQCADAVIYLRALWLWQTKLYDKIHFNFTNGFRADYARWAKGERIHIDKKTWRCWYSKDTAADYSYKTFRKYLNLVFTYAGTASLEKELTIITGKELQVGDVIINGGHPGHTVIVVDKAVNKKGEAVYLLAQGYTPAQEIEIFNQWFSINPQIKYLDTPDWYFRGNYAKRF from the coding sequence ATTAAGACAAGCCATACAATCCCCATAATACTGGCTGCATTCCTTCTCTCTTGCACAGGAAAGAGCAACGGACAGCCGCAGCAGTCCACAGAGAAAGCTGTCGTTGAACAACCGCACACTGCCAAACAACAACGTTTAGCACCTCCTTTGGGTTACGAGAAAGTGAAGTTAACAGCGGGTACATTCGGCTCATTCCTTAGAGGCTTACCACTCAAACCTGCTGGGAGCGACTTACATTATTATAATGGTAGCATCAAACAGCGAAATTATGCAGGTGCGGTTGTAGACATTGACTTTGGTCATGGAGAGGTAGAACAGTGTGCAGACGCTGTTATCTACCTCAGAGCCTTATGGCTTTGGCAAACAAAGCTGTATGACAAGATTCACTTCAACTTTACCAATGGCTTCAGAGCTGATTACGCTCGTTGGGCAAAAGGAGAGCGTATCCACATTGATAAGAAGACATGGCGGTGCTGGTATAGCAAGGACACAGCTGCAGACTATTCTTATAAGACATTCCGTAAGTATTTAAATCTCGTCTTTACGTATGCAGGAACAGCTTCACTTGAAAAGGAGTTAACTATTATTACAGGCAAAGAATTGCAAGTTGGCGATGTGATTATCAACGGTGGTCATCCCGGACACACTGTCATTGTTGTAGACAAAGCAGTCAACAAGAAGGGAGAAGCCGTCTACCTACTTGCACAAGGCTATACGCCAGCGCAAGAAATTGAGATTTTTAACCAATGGTTCAGCATTAATCCACAGATCAAATACCTTGACACTCCAGACTGGTATTTTCGTGGTAATTATGCAAAACGATTTTAG
- a CDS encoding DUF5606 domain-containing protein, translating into MLQTILSIAGKPGLYKLVSRGKMNLIVESLDETHKRQPAFGTDRVTSLADIAMFTDTDDVPLGEVLAKLRDKEDSKLPSLNWRKASAKELQSYFAEVLPNFDRDRVHTSDIKKLLQWYEILVKAGVTNFEEDMKPTEGDNIDDRL; encoded by the coding sequence ATGTTACAGACAATCCTTTCAATCGCAGGTAAGCCAGGTCTTTATAAACTGGTAAGCCGTGGTAAAATGAATCTTATCGTTGAATCGCTTGATGAAACTCACAAGCGTCAGCCAGCATTTGGCACAGACCGTGTGACGAGCCTTGCTGATATCGCTATGTTCACCGATACTGACGATGTTCCATTGGGTGAGGTGCTGGCAAAATTGCGCGATAAGGAAGATAGCAAGTTGCCTTCTTTGAACTGGCGTAAGGCATCTGCTAAGGAGTTGCAGAGCTACTTCGCAGAGGTGCTTCCTAACTTCGACCGCGATCGTGTACACACAAGCGATATCAAGAAGCTCCTTCAGTGGTATGAAATTCTCGTTAAGGCTGGTGTTACCAACTTTGAAGAGGATATGAAACCAACAGAGGGCGATAACATTGATGACAGATTGTAA
- the coaE gene encoding dephospho-CoA kinase (Dephospho-CoA kinase (CoaE) performs the final step in coenzyme A biosynthesis.): MIVALTGGIGSGKSYVCKLLAERGISVYDCDAHAKDLMRASKTLQKQLSELVGDEVFRDGHLQKAILAAYLLQSEVHVHAVNAVIHPAVAHDFEQSGQTWLESAILFDSGFDKRTHIDKVVCVTAPEEERIRRVMMRDGISREKTLEWIARQLPQEEVAQRSDYEIVNDGIQLLVPQVDQLLSLISE, from the coding sequence ATGATCGTAGCATTGACTGGTGGTATTGGTAGTGGTAAGTCTTACGTTTGTAAACTTCTTGCTGAGCGGGGAATCTCTGTTTACGATTGCGATGCACATGCTAAAGACTTGATGAGAGCCTCTAAGACGCTACAAAAACAATTATCCGAACTTGTGGGTGACGAAGTATTTCGTGATGGACATTTGCAGAAAGCCATTCTTGCAGCTTACCTTCTTCAGAGTGAAGTACACGTTCATGCTGTCAATGCGGTTATACATCCTGCAGTAGCCCATGACTTTGAACAGTCGGGACAGACATGGCTTGAGAGTGCAATACTCTTTGATAGCGGTTTCGATAAGCGCACGCATATTGATAAAGTGGTATGTGTTACTGCACCAGAAGAAGAGCGTATTCGTCGAGTGATGATGCGAGATGGCATTAGCAGGGAAAAGACGCTTGAGTGGATAGCTCGTCAGCTGCCACAGGAAGAAGTGGCACAACGTAGTGATTATGAAATTGTCAATGATGGCATACAGTTACTCGTTCCGCAGGTTGACCAATTGCTTTCTCTTATTTCAGAATAA